From a region of the Hymenobacter jejuensis genome:
- the dnaB gene encoding replicative DNA helicase, with protein sequence MNDRMDDRLKLSASRAKAAWNSRTPSVSVGGQAGKLPPQALELEAAVLGALMLEKDALTTVIDILKPPSFYKDGHQRIFKAILNLFDKSEPIDILTVTQELREMGELESAGGPHYVANLTFKVNSAANIEYHARIITENAIKRELIRIASDIQRDAFEDTTDVFNLLDSTEQSLFEVSESNIRKNFDDMRSLMGKAIKELEEKKNQKDGLTGVPSGFSALDRVTSGWQPSDLVIIAARPGMGKTAFVVSAMRNAAVDFKKPVAIFSLEMSSIQLVNRLISAEAELDSEKIKKGNLADYEWAQLNHKISSLSAAPIFIDDTPALSIRELRTKCRRLKAHHDIQMIIIDYLQLMTGNTDGGKGAGNREQEIASISRALKGIAKELNVPVLALSQLSRSVETRGGDKKPQLSDLRESGSIEQDADMVVFLYRPEYYKITEDEMGNPTQGTGEVIIAKHRNGSLETVQLKFIGRFTKFADLDGGGFPGDDGFNPSAFPASTFDDETGFTPGTIRLGSKINDSPSPMPFPKSNFGNDDPPF encoded by the coding sequence ATGAATGACCGGATGGATGACCGCCTAAAACTTTCTGCCTCGCGAGCCAAAGCCGCCTGGAACAGCCGTACCCCGTCTGTTTCGGTTGGTGGCCAGGCGGGCAAGCTGCCGCCACAGGCGCTGGAGTTGGAAGCCGCTGTGCTGGGTGCGCTCATGCTTGAGAAAGACGCCCTCACCACCGTTATCGACATCCTCAAGCCCCCGAGCTTCTACAAAGACGGTCACCAACGCATTTTCAAGGCGATCCTGAACCTGTTTGATAAATCAGAACCGATTGATATTCTGACAGTTACGCAGGAGCTTCGGGAAATGGGCGAGTTGGAGTCGGCGGGTGGGCCTCACTACGTCGCCAACCTGACCTTCAAGGTGAACTCGGCGGCCAACATCGAGTACCACGCCCGTATCATCACCGAAAATGCCATCAAGCGCGAGCTAATCCGCATTGCCAGCGACATTCAGCGCGACGCGTTCGAGGATACCACCGACGTATTCAACCTGCTCGACAGTACCGAGCAGTCGCTGTTCGAAGTTTCCGAATCGAACATTCGCAAGAACTTCGACGACATGCGCTCGTTGATGGGCAAAGCCATCAAGGAACTCGAAGAAAAGAAAAACCAAAAGGACGGCCTTACCGGTGTGCCTTCCGGCTTCTCGGCTCTGGACCGCGTAACCAGCGGTTGGCAACCTTCTGACTTAGTGATCATTGCGGCACGCCCCGGTATGGGTAAAACGGCGTTCGTGGTTTCGGCCATGCGCAATGCCGCCGTTGATTTTAAGAAGCCGGTTGCCATTTTCTCGTTGGAAATGTCGTCCATTCAGTTGGTCAACCGTCTGATTTCGGCGGAAGCGGAGCTGGATTCGGAGAAAATCAAGAAGGGCAACCTCGCCGATTACGAGTGGGCGCAGCTCAACCACAAAATATCGTCGCTGTCGGCCGCGCCCATCTTTATCGACGACACGCCCGCGCTCAGCATTCGGGAGCTACGCACCAAGTGCCGCCGCCTGAAGGCCCACCACGACATCCAGATGATCATTATTGACTATCTGCAATTGATGACCGGCAACACCGATGGCGGTAAAGGTGCCGGCAACCGCGAACAGGAAATTGCCTCGATTTCGCGGGCTCTCAAAGGCATTGCCAAAGAGCTGAACGTGCCTGTGCTGGCCTTGTCGCAGCTCTCGCGCTCGGTGGAAACCCGCGGCGGCGACAAGAAGCCGCAGCTTAGTGACCTTCGCGAATCGGGCTCTATCGAGCAGGACGCCGACATGGTAGTGTTCTTGTATCGCCCTGAATACTACAAGATTACGGAGGACGAAATGGGCAACCCGACCCAAGGTACCGGCGAAGTAATCATTGCCAAGCACCGGAACGGCTCGCTGGAAACCGTGCAGCTGAAGTTTATCGGTCGCTTTACCAAATTTGCCGACCTCGACGGCGGCGGTTTCCCCGGTGACGACGGCTTTAACCCCAGCGCCTTCCCCGCCAGCACTTTCGATGACGAAACGGGCTTCACGCCGGGCACTATCCGGTTGGGCAGCAAAATCAACGATTCGCCCAGCCCGATGCCTTTCCCGAAAAGCAACTTCGGCAACGACGATCCACCCTTCTAA
- a CDS encoding winged helix-turn-helix domain-containing protein produces MKNLLRSDLTFRLNGRLWIESSEERFMGIGRLELLEKIEAMGSISKAAQAMSMSYKRAWDLVSSMNTQANKPLVITQTGGKSGGGALVTEEGKQAIQAFQAMQERFRQFMEAETQRLNG; encoded by the coding sequence ATGAAAAACCTGCTGCGCTCCGACCTGACCTTCCGCCTGAACGGCCGCCTGTGGATCGAGAGCAGCGAGGAACGGTTTATGGGCATCGGGCGGCTCGAATTGCTGGAAAAAATCGAGGCGATGGGTTCCATTTCCAAGGCGGCGCAAGCCATGAGCATGTCGTATAAGCGGGCCTGGGATTTGGTGAGTTCCATGAACACGCAAGCCAACAAACCGCTGGTAATCACGCAGACTGGTGGCAAAAGCGGTGGCGGCGCGCTAGTGACCGAAGAAGGGAAGCAGGCTATTCAGGCGTTTCAGGCGATGCAGGAGCGGTTTCGGCAGTTTATGGAAGCGGAAACCCAACGGCTCAATGGCTAG
- a CDS encoding Crp/Fnr family transcriptional regulator, whose product MYEQLETYFQQKLSLTEVQFAEITALLTPKSVRKGELVVRQGEVGRYGAFVAKGCLRSYVIDKKEKEHILQFAPENWWIADQNSILHNEPAMFYIDALEDSEVFLFGSAFFQKLQAIGPEFQSLFYTLLQNSVRSMQKRLISTLSATAEERYLEFIHTYPTLALRLPQRMIAAYLGVTPESLSRIRKELSIHK is encoded by the coding sequence ATGTACGAGCAGCTCGAAACGTATTTTCAACAGAAACTGTCGCTCACGGAGGTGCAGTTTGCGGAAATTACGGCCTTACTAACGCCCAAATCGGTGCGCAAAGGCGAGTTGGTCGTGCGGCAGGGTGAGGTAGGCCGCTACGGCGCGTTTGTGGCAAAAGGTTGCCTGCGCAGCTACGTTATCGACAAGAAGGAAAAGGAGCACATTCTGCAGTTTGCGCCCGAAAATTGGTGGATTGCCGATCAAAACAGCATCCTACATAACGAGCCCGCCATGTTTTACATCGACGCGCTAGAGGACTCGGAGGTGTTTCTATTTGGCTCGGCGTTCTTTCAGAAATTGCAGGCCATCGGCCCGGAATTTCAGTCGCTTTTCTACACGCTGCTGCAAAACAGCGTGCGCTCCATGCAAAAGCGGCTCATCAGCACGCTCAGCGCCACGGCCGAAGAGCGCTATCTGGAATTTATCCATACCTATCCAACGCTGGCCCTGCGCCTGCCGCAACGCATGATCGCCGCGTATCTGGGCGTAACGCCAGAATCTCTGAGCCGGATTCGCAAAGAACTAAGTATTCATAAGTAA